AACTGGGGCCGCCCACGGCCACGCTCGATCGAAGAGTTCGGCGGGGAGTTGCCGTTTCAACCGGTCTGGAAAATGACCGATTACTGCGAACGGAATTGCTCGTTTACGTCCGGCGAAGGGGCTGCAGGTATCTGGCTTGTGACGATGGCGTTTCTGGTTCCAGCTTCTTGGCGGAAGGCGGTTCTCGCGTTTGTGCTGCCGCTGTGTCTGATCCTGTCAATCAACCGGGTCGCCTTCGGCGGGCATTTCTTCTCCGACACCATGTTGTCCTGGGGGCTGACGTTCCTTGTGATCCTGAGCGTTTATTGGCTGCTATATTTGAAGAAACCGCCACTGATGACGGATCAGGGGCTGGACGAGTGGTTCACCCGAAACGGCCGTCGGCTGCGTCGTTTGGCAAAACGGCTTCTTGTCCGGTTACGTCAAGCCCTTCGCGGTTCCGGGAGCGCACAGTCGGAGAGCTAAAGAGCCCAACGGGTCACTTTTTTCTCGGCCGAGTGCGTTTGAGGATCCGGGCAAATCGCAATGGCGACCGGTCTTCCACCCAGGTGATCATGCAATTCAGGTGCGGTGCTGACTTGCGGCGTTTGCGCAAGTGGCGGGCTGCGCTCCGGCTTGTGCCGATGATGACGACACTGCCGAGCGCCAAAAGCGGTACGCCAGTCGGGATCGGCAACCATACGGTCGCCAAGCCGAGCACGATGAGAATAGCAGCCAACGACCACCACAGGATTTTCATTTCAGCGCCAGAAATTGAAACGATCAAACCCTGATTAGCGCGGCGACTGAGACGGATTTATGAACCCTATGGTTCACGTGTCACTATCTTTGTCTAAAGAGTTAAGCAGTGTCTGGCTGCCGCCAACAATCATTTCGTAGACCTGTTCAAATCCATCCTCGCCGCCATAATAGGGATCCGGCACATTGGTTGGCGGAGAGTTCAGGAACAAACGCAGGCCCGGATGGCCTTTCCTGGTGCGTGATTTAAGTGTGCTTAGGTTGTCTGAATCCATCGCCAGAATGATACTGAACTTCTCAAAGTCGCGATCTGTCACCTGACGGGCCCGTTGTGCGGTCAAGTCGATTCCGTGCCGTGCGGCGACCTCAATCGATCGCGGATCCGGAGGATCTCCCGCATGCCAACCGCCTGTTCCGGCTGAATCGATTAGGAACCGATCGCTCAATCCGGCTTTTTCCACTGTGGTCCGAAAAACCCCTTCGGCGAGCGGAGAGCGGCAGATGTTGCCAAGGCAGACGAAAAGTACTGAAGTCATAAGCCTATCAACCGGGCATAGTCGCCGCTGTCAAGCGGATCGGCTGCGATCCTGACATTTGCTGTCGGGAACACGTTTTGAAGTACATCCCTCAGAGTGCAAGGTGCCGTGTTTTGAGCGATCAGAACAAACATCTGTGAGAAGCAACGAATGAAGGCGTCGGGTTTGGCGGTGATCGAAAGACTACGCAAGGTCAAATGGCCCGTTTGGCTTAAGGGGCTGGCATCTGCCGGAATAAGCTCAACGGATCCATATGTCCGGCGCCGGCAAATGGTCGTCAACGTTTCGGCGCTGGTTGGCATTGCCGACAACCTGTTTCATACGATCCAAAACCTGACCTATGCATTTTATGAACTGATGCCGCTCAGCATTTATGGGATCATCATGATCTGCCTGTTTGCTGTGACCTCGCGATTGCATCGCTTTGGCGACAACGTTGCGGCGATCTATTTTGTATTGGTGATCGCGGCCGGAAACACTTTCGTGGTTTGGTCGCTGGGTCTGGAAAGCGGGACGCAGGCCTATTTTGCACTTGGAGGTGCGGCCTTCATCTTCTTTGGGGTGGGACATTGGCGCCTTTTCGCAGGCTGTTTCTGTCTTGCTCTGGTTCTGCTGGTCTCCACGTATGTTTTTGCGCCTGACGTTGGACCTGTGATGCCTCATGACCTTGCCTTTCGAAAGCAATTGGCAGCGCAAGTCATGGTCAATGTTCTGATCATCTCCAGTGTGTTGATTGTATATGCCTTGACGGCGTTGCATCGCGCTGAAGCTGCATTGGCAGCCGAACACGAGCGGGCCGAAACCTTGATCGAGACCATCATGCCTCGGGCAATCGCGGACCGGCTAAAAAAAGCGCCGGAAACTCGCATTGCTGATCGGCATGAGGCTGTGACCGTCCTCTTTGCAGATCTTGTGGGGTTCACTCCGGCTGCGCGGAACCTTCAACCGGAGGAGGTGGTTGGGTTTCTTGATGGCCTGTTTCGGGATTTCGATCATTTGGTTGAAGAGTTTGGCGTTGAAAAAATCAAGACGATTGGAGATGCGTACATGGTGGTTGGTGGCCTTCATGGTCCTGCTCATGATGCAGCGGTCGCGGTCGGTCATCTGGCGCTCAAGATGATGGGTGTGATCCAGTCCAGTGAACCGCTCAGCGGTGTGCATCTGAACCTGCGGATTGGTATTCATACTGGACCAGCCATTGCCGGTGTGATCGGAAAGCGGCGGTTTTCCTACGATGTCTGGGGAGATGCCGTAAACGTTGCGAGCCGTATGGAATCGCATTCCGTGGCTGGTGAGATCCAGGTGACAGACGCATTTCGTAGTATGGCCGGGTCAAATTTCGACTTTCAAGAGCGAGATGCTGTTGAAATCAAGGGTGTCGGCAAGATGCAGACAGCCTTCTTAAAGGGAGTGAAGCATGGTTGAAAAGCTGACGCCGGAGGAGCGCGCTGCTGGTTTGGAGAGCCTAGAGAACTGGCAACTCGTCAATGGCCGGGATGCAATCACCGCGACTTTCAAATTTGGTGATTTTTTGGAAGCATTTGGGTTCATGACACAAGTTGCCCTGGCCGCGGAGAAGATGAACCATCACCCTGAGTGGTTTAACGTTTACAACACTGTCGAGATCACTTTGGCAACACACGACGTCGGTGGACTGAGTGCCTTGGATTTGAAGCTTGCGAAAAAGATCGATCAGATCGCGGGTAAATAATCGCGCCGTGACGAATGTTCCGGCGTTTGGGGGCATCCAAAGAGCCGGCTCCGAACTCTGCGGTTCGTTTCCGTTTATCCAGTAAAACGGTTTAGCCCTTCCGGATCACGAAGCTGTGCCCTGTTTCGGTCTTCTCTTTGTCGACCAATGTATGGCCCTGTTCCTGACAGAAGTGCGGGATGTCAATTTCCGCCATCGGATCCGTCGTTTGGACAGTGAGTTCTGCTCCGGCATTCAGTCTTGAAAGTGCTTTTTTTGTTTTCAGAACCGGAAGGGGGCATTTCAGGCCAATCAAATCCAGGGTGTTTTCGGTCACGCGCAGAACTCCATTCACAGCACCTTGCTTAACTTGCATATATATCCTGGAAACGGGCGCCGAGAATACCCTGGTGGTGCCGTGAAAAGAGGATCCTTTGATGAGCGATGGTCTGGTAAGTCCGATAGACGTCCTGGACTTTTGGTGGGAAGCGGGCGCAGAGAAATGGTTTGCGCGCGATGATGGTTTTGATGCGCGCTGCCGGGACACGTTCCTTGCTACGATCAAGGCGGCACAGCAGGGCGACCTGGATGAATGGGCTGAAACGCCGAGTGGTGCCCTAGCTTTGATTCTTCTGCTGGACCAGTTCACCCGGAACGTCTTCCGAGGATCAGCAGAAGCATTTGCCGCCGATCCAAAAGCGGTTGCGATAGCAGAGGCGGCTGTCTCACGTGGATATGACAAGGCCTTCCCGAAGGCGGTTCGGGTATTCTTTTATCTGCCCTTTGAGCACGCTGAAGATATGCAGCTTCAGGAGCGTGCGGTGGATTTGTGCCAGCCGCTCGGAAACATGGAGTTTTATCACTACGCTCTGATCCACATGGATGTCATCCGCCGCTTCGGCCGTTTCCCGCACAGAAATGACGTTTTGGGCCGGGCGTCTACCGAAGCCGAGATCGCCTTCCTAAGAGCTGGCGGTTTCTCCGCCTAACCTTACGGCCTTCCATATTGCGTTTGCGGCAGATCTTCGGATCTGCCGTTTTTTTATGCGTGTGTGCGCTGCACAAAACCTTGCCTATTATTTAAACAAGTTGAGCTTGTCTGTTTAAATATTGTGCAAAATTGTTGCCTGAAAAACCATCACTACCCCGCTCGAAAATCTGCTCGCCGTTAAAATTCTTAACCGGTAAACGCCGGAAAACAGCCGTTTATTGAATCAAATCTTCAAGTTGGCACGGTCTTTGTAAAGAAGATCGCAACACCGGTTCGTGTGCCGATTGTCGGCGCCACCAAGATCCAGGGCCCATCCAGAGGGGAACAACGGACAAACAGGCGGATCGGTTGCGGAGCTTCTTCGCCGGGAAGGGGCACTAAAGAGGGGAATGGAACGAGCAATGAAAATAGTGATGGCCATCATCAAGCCGTTCAAGCTCGACGAAGTGCGTGATGCCTTGACCGGCATCGGCATCCAGGGGCTCACGGTTACAGAAGTGAAGGGCTACGGCCGCCAAAAGGGTCATACCGAAATCTACCGCGGAACCGAATATGCTGTCAGCTTCCTTCCGAAGCTGAAGATCGAAGTCGCCGTGGACGGCGGATCCGTCGACAAAGTCGTTGAGGTGATCTCCGGAGCTGCCAAAACCGGTCAGATCGGGGACGGCAAGATCTTTGTCTACTCCATCGATCAAGTTGTTCGCATCCGCACCGGCGAAACCGACGCCGAAGCTCTTTGACATTCAGGTAAGGAAACGTACTCATGAAAAAACTTGTCGCTAAGGGCGCGGCATCGCTGGCTCTCCTGAGCCTCTCCGCCTTGCCGGTACTGGCTCAGGATACTGAAGCCGCTCCGGCCGTCACGCCGGAAGTCGCCTATATCTTCAACACGCTGTTGTTCTTGATCGGTGGTTTCTTGGTCATGTGGATGGCCGCTGGTTTCGCCATGCTAGAAGCCGGCCTCGTTCGCTCCAAGAACGTCTCCATGCAGTGCTTGAAGAACATCTCCCTGTACTCCATCGCAGGTCTGATGTTCTGGATCACCGGCTACAATCTGATGTACACCGGCGTTGACGGCGGGTTCATGGGCTCCTTCGGGCCATATTCCTTCGATCCGGTTGGCGGCGACGCGCTGGACACCGGTTACTCCACCGCGTCTGACTGGTTCTTCCAGATGGTGTTTGTAGCAACCGCAGCGTCTATCGTTTCCGGCACACTGGCTGAGCGCATCAAGCTGTGGCCATTCCTGATCTTCACCGTTGTCCTTACCGGCTTCATCTACCCGATCGCAGGTTCTTGGCAGTGGGGTGCAGGTTGGCTCTCTGAAATGGGCTTCTCCGACTTTGCCGGTTCCACACTAGTTCACTCCGTCGGTGGCTGGGCAGCTCTTGCTGGCGCCATCATCCTCGGTGCCCGTAAAGGCAAATATGGTACGGACGGTGCCGTTCACCCGATGCCGGGTTCTTCCATGCCGCTTGCAACACTGGGTACCTTCATCCTGTGGCTCGGCTGGTTCGGCTTCAACGGTGCATCCCAGCTCGCAATGGGGTCCATCGGTGACGTAAGCGACATCTCCCGTATCTTTGCTAACACCAACATGGCTGCTGCTGCCGGTGTTGTCGCTGCGGTCATCCTGACCCAGGTCATGTACAAAAAAGTCGACGTCACAATGGCTCTTAACGGTGCTTTGGCAGGTCTTGTATCCATCACAGCTGAACCGCTGGCTCCGAGCGTGTGGCAAGCCGTCTTCATTGGTGCCATCGGTGGTGTGATCGTTGTCTTCACTGTACCGCTGCTCGACAAGCTGAAAATCGACGACGTTGTCGGCGCAATCCCGGTCCACCTGATTGCAGGTATCTGGGGCACGCTGATTGTACCGC
This window of the Roseibium alexandrii DFL-11 genome carries:
- a CDS encoding phosphatase PAP2 family protein, coding for MIDTRLTKHIQNIASSKAVAWCIAHPFLATIAYVALVSAFFLAFPQTDLWVSGLFYSQTDGFWAQHNPFLQKVRHLGPYLVQTIAICSVAILVIKLLLPGRPPIVPLRKPVFLISTLILGPGILVNSILKDNWGRPRPRSIEEFGGELPFQPVWKMTDYCERNCSFTSGEGAAGIWLVTMAFLVPASWRKAVLAFVLPLCLILSINRVAFGGHFFSDTMLSWGLTFLVILSVYWLLYLKKPPLMTDQGLDEWFTRNGRRLRRLAKRLLVRLRQALRGSGSAQSES
- a CDS encoding low molecular weight protein-tyrosine-phosphatase; its protein translation is MTSVLFVCLGNICRSPLAEGVFRTTVEKAGLSDRFLIDSAGTGGWHAGDPPDPRSIEVAARHGIDLTAQRARQVTDRDFEKFSIILAMDSDNLSTLKSRTRKGHPGLRLFLNSPPTNVPDPYYGGEDGFEQVYEMIVGGSQTLLNSLDKDSDT
- a CDS encoding adenylate/guanylate cyclase domain-containing protein, whose protein sequence is MKASGLAVIERLRKVKWPVWLKGLASAGISSTDPYVRRRQMVVNVSALVGIADNLFHTIQNLTYAFYELMPLSIYGIIMICLFAVTSRLHRFGDNVAAIYFVLVIAAGNTFVVWSLGLESGTQAYFALGGAAFIFFGVGHWRLFAGCFCLALVLLVSTYVFAPDVGPVMPHDLAFRKQLAAQVMVNVLIISSVLIVYALTALHRAEAALAAEHERAETLIETIMPRAIADRLKKAPETRIADRHEAVTVLFADLVGFTPAARNLQPEEVVGFLDGLFRDFDHLVEEFGVEKIKTIGDAYMVVGGLHGPAHDAAVAVGHLALKMMGVIQSSEPLSGVHLNLRIGIHTGPAIAGVIGKRRFSYDVWGDAVNVASRMESHSVAGEIQVTDAFRSMAGSNFDFQERDAVEIKGVGKMQTAFLKGVKHG
- a CDS encoding 4a-hydroxytetrahydrobiopterin dehydratase encodes the protein MVEKLTPEERAAGLESLENWQLVNGRDAITATFKFGDFLEAFGFMTQVALAAEKMNHHPEWFNVYNTVEITLATHDVGGLSALDLKLAKKIDQIAGK
- a CDS encoding sulfurtransferase TusA family protein, with the translated sequence MQVKQGAVNGVLRVTENTLDLIGLKCPLPVLKTKKALSRLNAGAELTVQTTDPMAEIDIPHFCQEQGHTLVDKEKTETGHSFVIRKG
- a CDS encoding DUF924 family protein; amino-acid sequence: MSDGLVSPIDVLDFWWEAGAEKWFARDDGFDARCRDTFLATIKAAQQGDLDEWAETPSGALALILLLDQFTRNVFRGSAEAFAADPKAVAIAEAAVSRGYDKAFPKAVRVFFYLPFEHAEDMQLQERAVDLCQPLGNMEFYHYALIHMDVIRRFGRFPHRNDVLGRASTEAEIAFLRAGGFSA
- a CDS encoding P-II family nitrogen regulator, with the protein product MKIVMAIIKPFKLDEVRDALTGIGIQGLTVTEVKGYGRQKGHTEIYRGTEYAVSFLPKLKIEVAVDGGSVDKVVEVISGAAKTGQIGDGKIFVYSIDQVVRIRTGETDAEAL
- a CDS encoding ammonium transporter translates to MKKLVAKGAASLALLSLSALPVLAQDTEAAPAVTPEVAYIFNTLLFLIGGFLVMWMAAGFAMLEAGLVRSKNVSMQCLKNISLYSIAGLMFWITGYNLMYTGVDGGFMGSFGPYSFDPVGGDALDTGYSTASDWFFQMVFVATAASIVSGTLAERIKLWPFLIFTVVLTGFIYPIAGSWQWGAGWLSEMGFSDFAGSTLVHSVGGWAALAGAIILGARKGKYGTDGAVHPMPGSSMPLATLGTFILWLGWFGFNGASQLAMGSIGDVSDISRIFANTNMAAAAGVVAAVILTQVMYKKVDVTMALNGALAGLVSITAEPLAPSVWQAVFIGAIGGVIVVFTVPLLDKLKIDDVVGAIPVHLIAGIWGTLIVPLSNDGASYGTQIVGIVSYGVFTLVASGIVWFILKAAMGIRVSEEEEALGLDKVEVGVEAYPEFGTGSQRM